Within Leptospiraceae bacterium, the genomic segment GTCTACGATAATCATCCTTTTTATCTAATGGAAGGCACTGGACTTGCGTGAGTCTGACAAATATACTACAAAATTTCACTTACACAACTAAGCTGGAGCAAGAGAGTGAACAGCATCCAAACATAGTTCACTTTCTTAGCGGCTACTCTTTGCTATGCGGTATTTATTCATTATTTCTTAACATACTCTAATAAGTCTTTTTTAAAATTATTTTTACTATACGTTAGTAATTCGTGAATATCTTCAGCGTATATTTTATTTTCTAGGAATAAGATTAACTACATTACTTTTAGTTGAAGGTTCACTTCTTAATCGCAAACCTCCTTTTGCATTTACGAAAAGAATTTCATTTGAATCATAAGCAATTTCAGATGAATTTACATTTGCATAATTTTCTTTTTCAATTCTTTATCCGAAGGCTTGCAAAAAGAAAATAAGGTTAATCCTATAACTATCAATAATTTCAAATTCTTTCTCCATATAGTTTATATTCAATACCGCACAACGTTAGCGTATCCGACATGACTTTTTAAACTCGAAAGTGCTTGGGTCGCCCTCCTAAGTTTCAAAGTCATGTCTCCGAGCCAACAACTACTAGCAATGTCCTGTGACTTCAAATTTTTCCATACGAAAAAGTTTGGGGGCATCGCGGTAGGACGAAGGCGTATTTTTGCATGGTCTACTTAGAACTAAAAAATCTTCTACAACAAGTAATACAGAATTATAGAAATTAGAATTGAATTATTGATTTAAACTTAACATTCCTTCCATGCCGTTAGCCGCGTAAAGGTTTCGAGTAATTTCATGTAAAAGTTTATTGTATGCATCAACCGGTTCTTTTAAGAAAGTATAATCAACAACTGTTCTAAAAGGTTTTTTTCCAAAAGGCATTTCCAAAAGTTCTACAATCGAATCAGCTACTTTTGTGGGTTTTGATTTGGGTTACTCTTTAGAGCTTCCTGAAGACCTTTCATCGCTTGTTCGGGTATATGAACCATTTCTCCATAGGCTTGGTTTCTATCATCGTCTTTTGGTTTTAATTGTAACATTGTATCTAGAAACTCGGTTGGCATAGCCCCTGGTTCAATGATGCAGGACTCAATATTAAATCCAACTAATTCTGCTCTATAACCTTCTGCGATCGCTTCGAGTGCATATTTTGAAGCACAATAAGCACTGTAGAATGGAAACGTTAGTCTACCTATTCCACTTGAGATATGAATGATTGTGCTTTGTTTTTGTTTCCTGAGATGGGGCAAGGCTGCTCTCATAACTCTTTGTACTCCAAATACATTCACATCAAAAACTTTTTGCATATCTTCCACAGTGAAAAATTCTTGTATGCCTATCATTCCGATTCCAGCATTATTAATTACAACATCCAACCCACCCATTAATTCAGCTGCTGCATCGATTCCTTGGTTCACACTTTTTTCATTTGTAATATCCATTTCTATAACTTGAACTCCATTTGATTGAAGTTCTTGAACTAAATCTTTTCTATTGCCTGTAGCAGAGCGAGTAAGTACCCAACAACTTGATGTTTATTTTTTACAAGAGTATTACACATAAGGTAACCTAATGCGCCTGTTGCACCTGTGACTAAAATTTTTTTACTCATTTAATATTTTCCTAAACTTTATTTGATTTGTTTATGGATTCAATTATACCATTTTTCAATTTCATTGCATGCCTTATCGTGCATTCTACTTGCCTAAAACTCCAAAGGTTTAAATTTTTATGTTCTTTTAATTTAAAAAATAAGAAATGGATATTATGAAAAATGAAATAATCCTAGAAGATTTAAAAATAAATTCTTTAAACTTATTTAAAAATAGTTTCAAAAATCAAGAGTTTATAAATCCTCATCCATCTTTACTCCTGATTAAACAGGATCATATTTCTAATCTTAAATTTGAAATGTATAAACCAGTTATTTGCCTAATTTTACAAGGAGCAAAAAGAAACAAATGTAGAAGATTTAAGTATTCAATTCAAAACAGGGCAGATGCTCATTGTTAGCCACGACATTCCAGTCGCTTCCAGAATCATAGAAGCTTCCCCTAAAAAACCATATCTTGCTTTTATTTTATCATTGAACATGGAAGTAATAAGAAGTCTTTACGAAGAGCTTGGTGATAGTATCGACTGGAATTCAAAACCCAAACCTATGGTTTTAAATGATAAAATGGATATAGAGCTACTACTTTGTTTTCAACGTTATCTCCATACACTTAATTCCGACTTAGAAACAAAAGTTTTACAACCAATGCTTTACAGAGAAATTCATTTTCGATTATTAATGTCTCCTTATAGTTTTATGTTGCAGCGTTTGTTAAGATTAGACAGCAATGCAAGTCGAATCCTTCTTTCTATCCAGGAGCTTCGTAAAAATTATAGAAACGCAATTTCAATTCCTAAATTATCGGAAAAAATTGGAATGGGTGTATCTTCTTTTCATTCTCACTTTAAGAGTATAACGCAAAAAACTCCCTTGCAATACCAAAAGGAATTAAGACTATTAGAAGCAAAACAATTGTTAAGAGAAGGAAAATTATCCGTCACTGAAATTGCATTGTTTGTAGGATATGAAAGCCCCAATCAATTCAGCCGAGAATATAAAAGTAAATTTGGAATCCCACCCAAGTCAGATTTACCGAGTGGTTTGAAAAAATAAAATGCTTAAAGCGAAATTGGATTGCATCTCTCTTTCATAAATTAATTTTCTAGCAGCTAATAGTCAGTAATTTACAAAGAGTCATTCTATAACTGATATAATGTTCTGTTCGGATAGAGAACTATCGTCTTTCCATACGGGGATGTCGAAAAAACTGCTCCTAAAATATCCTAGCATTTGTTCCTAATTCAATCAAGCCCGCACCTAAAATGCCGCATATCGTTAATAGTATCCGACATTGAGAAAATGATTCGAGAATTAAAGCTCAAGACGATGAGCGAAAAACGATAAAGAGTTACGTGTCATATGTAAATTATCTGGCAAAGTATTACAAGAAATCTCCAGATAAAATAAATCGAGAAGAAGTAAAGAATTATCTTTACCATTTAAGAGTTAATAAACAATTATCCGCTAATACATTGAATGTCGTACATAGTGCGATACGATTTTTCTTCATTCATGTTATTAATGCAGAATGGGTTGTGAAAGATATTGCTAAATACAAACGTCCCAAGAGTAAACCGGTTGTGTTAAGTAA encodes:
- a CDS encoding NAD(P)-dependent oxidoreductase, whose product is MSKKILVTGATGALGYLMCNTLVKNKHQVVGYLLALLQAIEKI
- a CDS encoding AraC family transcriptional regulator; translation: MLIVSHDIPVASRIIEASPKKPYLAFILSLNMEVIRSLYEELGDSIDWNSKPKPMVLNDKMDIELLLCFQRYLHTLNSDLETKVLQPMLYREIHFRLLMSPYSFMLQRLLRLDSNASRILLSIQELRKNYRNAISIPKLSEKIGMGVSSFHSHFKSITQKTPLQYQKELRLLEAKQLLREGKLSVTEIALFVGYESPNQFSREYKSKFGIPPKSDLPSGLKK